The following coding sequences lie in one Asterias amurensis chromosome 18, ASM3211899v1 genomic window:
- the LOC139951014 gene encoding lectin BRA-3-like, protein MNLALVLLLLVGCYEALAAICPTDSDWQRYGESCYFITQRMNWAEANETCIKSNAALAVPNSKTEQTFIWSMFLDFFTGSQPTRHLWIGCYFNQEAGGWQKCPLRNASNTYENWKEGNPENDEPATDCAVMNWKYNGQWGDRPCSNTMFAICELQVDITLHSFCIKTGPGGRIKSQCLVGHVMKELRADGVVSCGKVCRSEPRCRSFNLLMKQGPGKMVCQLNNATRYEATSVDMIENDNCYFFDL, encoded by the coding sequence ATGAATCTTGCTTTGGTTTTGTTGCTTCTGGTGGGGTGTTATGAAGCCCTGGCAGCTATCTGCCCTACTGACAGTGACTGGCAGCGATACGGCGAGTCATGTTACTTTATAACTCAACGCATGAACTGGGCTGAGGCAAATGAAACCTGCATCAAATCAAATGCAGCTCTAGCTGTGCCTAACTCGAAGACAGAACAAACTTTTATCTGGTCGATGTTCCTTGATTTCTTTACCGGGAGTCAGCCAACTAGACATCTCTGGATCGGTTGTTATTTCAACCAGGAGGCTGGGGGATGGCAGAAGTGTCCACTGAGGAACGCGTCTAACACCTATGAGAATTGGAAGGAAGGTAACCCAGAGAATGATGAGCCTGCAACGGATTGCGCTGTCATGAACTGGAAATACAATGGTCAATGGGGTGACAGACCGTGCAGTAATACTATGTTTGCCATCTGTGAGCTCCAAGTTGACATCACCCTTCACTCATTCTGCATTAAGACCGGTCCTGGTGGTCGCATCAAGTCCCAGTGTCTGGTCGGTCACGTCATGAAGGAGCTACGGGCTGATGGTGTGGTGTCGTGCGGGAAGGTGTGCCGATCAGAGCCCCGATGTCGCTCCTTCAATCTGCTGATGAAGCAAGGTCCAGGGAAGATGGTTTGTCAGCTGAACAACGCGACTCGTTATGAAGCGACTAGTGTGGATATGATCGAGAATGATAACTGCTACTTCTttgatctgtaa
- the LOC139950353 gene encoding snaclec bothrojaracin subunit beta-like, with protein sequence MNLALVLLPLVGCYVALAAICPTDWQRYGESCYFITQRMNWAEANKTCINSNAALAVPNSKTEQTFIWSMFLEFLNGSESAKHLWIGCYFNLEAGEWQNCPMRNVPNTYENWRKGNPENNEPATDCVAMNRKQNGQWADKPCRYTMFAICELQVDITLHSFCIKTGPGGRIKSQCLVGHVMKELRADGVVSCGKVCRSEPRCRSFNLLMKQGPGKMVCQLNNATRHEATSVDMIVKDNCYFFDL encoded by the coding sequence ATGAATCTTGCTTTGGTTTTGTTGCCTCTGGTTGGGTGTTATGTAGCCCTGGCAGCTATCTGCCCTACTGACTGGCAGCGATACGGCGAGTCATGTTACTTTATAACTCAACGCATGAACTGGGCTGAAGCAAATAAAACCTGCATCAACTCAAATGCAGCTCTAGCTGTGCCTAACTCGAAGACAGAACAAACTTTTATCTGGTCGATGTTCCTAGAATTTCTCAATGGTAGTGAGTCAGCTAAACATCTCTGGATCGGTTGTTATTTCAACCTGGAGGCTGGGGAATGGCAGAACTGTCCAATGAGGAACGTGCCTAACACCTATGAGAATTGGCGGAAAGGTAACCCAGAGAATAACGAGCCTGCCACGGATTGCGTTGCCATGAaccgaaaacaaaatggtcaatGGGCTGACAAACCGTGCAGATATACTATGTTTGCCATCTGTGAGCTTCAAGTTGACATCACCCTTCACTCATTCTGCATTAAGACCGGTCCTGGTGGTCGCATCAAGTCCCAGTGTCTGGTCGGTCACGTCATGAAGGAGCTACGGGCTGATGGTGTGGTGTCGTGCGGGAAGGTGTGCCGATCAGAGCCCCGATGTCGCTCCTTCAATCTGCTGATGAAGCAAGGTCCAGGGAAGATGGTTTGTCAGCTGAACAACGCGACTCGTCATGAAGCGACTAGTGTGGATATGATTGTGAAAGATAACTGCTACTTCTTTGATCTATAA